The Calditrichota bacterium genomic sequence CAAACCGGATATTACCGATATTCAAAACCACTGGGCCAAGCGCTGGATTGAGGACATCGTAACGGTGGGAGGCATGAGCACCTTTCCGGACCATACCTTCAAACCGGATCAGAAAATCACACGGGCCGATTTTGCCAACGTGGTACAGAATATCCTGATTGCCGTTACGGGCGATCAATCGCTGGCCACAAAGTACATTGGGGAGCCGTCCCATTTTCCGGATGTCCCCAGCACCCACTGGGCCTACAATGCCATTACGCTTTGTGTGGACAGGGGGATTATGCACGCCAACAAAATTGACGGCAGTTTTGGGCTAACCAAACCGGTTTCCGGTGCCGACGCCCTGTTGATGATCCGCGATTTCCAGAATGCCCTTCGGATGACGTTTTAGAAGAGCATTCAAAAACAAGAGGGGGATTAGGCGTCAGAGCGGGGCATTTCTTCCGCTAATCGGAGGCGAATTGACACTAAAAATTTTTGAAAAACTAAAACAGAAAGGTGACCAATTGAAAGGGAGAACCTTATTGTCCCGGGCCGTTTGGGTTATTTTGGGCCTTTTCTTTTCGACTAACCTGCTTTTTGCTCAGGTTCCGCAACAACCAACGCAGGTTTCGCTTCAAGGCAGTTCCACCGTTCAGGCAACCGGTGTAGGAAATATCATTGCCGGGGACGTGGCGCACGCCCGGGATAATGCCATCGACGATGCGCTGCGAAAGGCGGTTCAGCAGGTGCTGGGGACCTATCTTTCGTCAGAGACACTGGTCCAAAATTATCAGATGGTTGAAGACAATATTCTTACCTGGACGAAAGGGTATGTGCAGAATTACAAGGTGATTGCCGAGCGCCAGTTGGATTCCATGACCTACCAGGTGACGGTTGAAGCCACCATTCGGATGGGCGATCTGAAAAACGATGCCGAAAGCCTGCAAAACCTCATTGCGAAAATGGGGAATCCGCGGATCATGGTGATGATTCAGGAGCGGAATATCGGTGAAAATTACCAGGGTAACGGCTATTTTAACGTGGATATGACCTCCGCCGAAACCGCGATGATTGATGTGCTGATGAACAAAGGCATCGAGGTGGTGGATCCCTCCGTTATTCGGCAAAAGCTTAAAAAACAGGAAGCGCTTGCTGCACTTGCCGGAAATCTGAAGGCTGCAACAGCCATCGCCCACGAGTACGGTGCCGAAGTGATTATCATTGGAAAGGCCATGGCCAAAGTGGCCACGGGTGTGAACCTCTACGGCATGAAATCCTGTCAGGCAGATGTAACCGCCCGTGCCATCAATACCGATACGGGAATGATCATCGCCACGGCTTCGGCTCACGCCGCAAAGCCTCACATTGACGAATTAACCGGCGGTACGATGGCCATTAAAGCTGCGGCGACCCAAACGGCGAATCAACTCATCGATAAGATCTTGAAAAAGTGGCGGGAACAGTATTACAATGCCGCAGCCATTGAGCTTCAGGTGAAGGGGATTGAAAACTTTAATCAGTTGGAACAATTCAAAACGACGTTGAAATACTACATTCGCGGCATCAAGGGGATTTATGATCGTAAGTTCAGTAACGGGGAGGCTTTTTTGGAAGTTAAAATGACCGGAAATACCCGTCAATTGGCGCGGGAGCTTTCCGGGAAGGATTTGGGAAAAATCAAGGTTGACGTGTTGGGGGTAACCCCGAACAGTCTTGAACTGAAAGTCTCACCGGTTCAGGAAGAACAGAATTAATTTCAGGAGGTTGGGTGTGAAACGAATCATAAATTTTACTCTGCCCCTTCTTTTTCTTGTGGGCCTTTTCAGCGTTCATTCAGCCCGGGCAGATTACAAGGGTCTTAAAAAGCGCGTTGCCGTATTTGATTTTCAGGATAAGACCGATCACCGGTACGCCTGGTGGGGCGGGAAAACGGTTGGGCGCGGCATGTCGGACATGCTGGTGACGGCGCTTGTAAAAAGCGGCCGATACACCGTTATCGAACGCCAGAATCTGGACAAAATTCTTTCTGAGCAAAAATTAGGCGTATCCGGGTTGGTAACCCCGCAGTCAGCTGCTCAAATTGGAAAACTTCTCGGAGTGGAATTGGCCATTGTAGGAACCGTTACGGAATTTGGCTACAGCAAAAGCGACATCGGAGGCCGCTTAAAAGGAATCGGATTGGGGGTAAAATCCCAAAAAGCTGTGGTAGCGGTGGATGTTCGTTTTATCAATACCACCACGGGAGAAATTATTAAGGCGGAGTCCGTTCGAAAAGAAAAATCCAAGAAGGGACTCTCCTTCAGTTCGCTGAAGTTCAATTTTCATGACCGCAACCAATTTGACCAGAGTTTGGTGGGGAAGGCCACCCGTGAGGCGATTAATGAAATTGTCAAATTAGTCGATCAAACTTCCCGGAACCTTCAGTGGGAAGGCAAGGTCATAAAGGCGACGGCATCCGGGCAGGTTTACATCAATAAAGGTTCCCTTTCCGGTGTAAAAATTGGAGATGTTTTCACCGTTTATCGAAAGGGTGAAGACCTGATCGACCCGGATACAGGGATTTCACTGGGAGCAGAGGAAGAAAAGATCGGAACGATTCGAATTGTTCGGGATATTGCAGGCGGGAAGGCCTCGGTAGCCACCATTCTTTCCGGTTCAGGATTTCAAACCGGTGACATTGTGCGATTAAAATAACCATTTTTGGATTTGGCTTAAAAGGCAGTCCCGGTTCGGGCTGCCTTTTTTTGTACACCGGGTTGAGGAAGCGGTGTGGTTTTTTGAGAAAATAAAGAGCCCGCGTTGCAGCCACGGCAGTTGCCTATCGCTGCTCATCACACGTCAATATTTGAATTCTTAAATCGTGAAACGTCGATGTTGTGCTTTTCAATCTTGTAGCTCAAAATTCTTTCGGTCGTATCCAGAAGACGCGCCGCCTTTGCCTTGATGCCCCGCGCCGTCTTGAGCGCATCCTGGATCAATTCCTTTTCGTAGGATGTGACGGCCTTTTCAAGTGACATCTTTGGAAGCGTGTTGCTGCTTTCTGCTGTTTGAAGTGTCGGTGGCAGATGGTAGCTGTGAATGACCTGATCTTCGCAGACCAGAACCGCCCGTTCAATACAATTCTCCAGCTCCCGCACATTTCCCGGCCAGTGGTATCGCATCAGCATGTCAATTGCCGGTGTGGAGATTCGTTTGATCGCCTTTCCGTGCTTCCTGCCGTATTTGAACATAAAATGGTCCGCAAGCAAGAGAATGTCCGTCCGTCGTTCGCGCAGGGGCGGCAGAAAAATACTGAAAACATTCAGGCGATAGTACAAATCTTCCCGAAATTTTCCGTCGGCAATTAATTTTTCGAGATTGGCATTTGTGGCCGTGATAATTCGAACATCCACCTTAATCGTCTCCGTGCCCCCAATTCTCTCAAATTCATGTTCCTGAAGTACGCGCAGCAACTTGACCTGCGTGAGAGGGGTTAATTCACCAATTTCATCAAGGAAAATGGTTCCGCCGTTTGCCAGTTCAAAGCGTCCCTTCTTTTGGGTCAAAGCACCGGTGAAGGCGCCCTTTTCAAAGCCAAAGAATTCGGATTCGATCAAACTTTCCGGGATGGCCGCACAATTCACCTTAATAAACGGTTTATCCCGTCGGGACGAGTTAAAATGGATGGCCTGGGCAATGAGTTCCTTCCCCGTTCCGGATTCCCCCCGGATAAGCACGGTCGTATCCGCCCGGGCAACCTGAGCCACCTTTTCATAAACATCCCGCATTTCGCTGCTGTTGCCAATAATGTTTTGAAAGCTGAATTTGTCTTTCAGACGCTCGTCCAGAAGAACGCGCTCATTCAGAATCTTTTCTCGTTCCATGGTCAAGAGCCGGTTGAAACGTATGGGCTGAGCCAGAGCCGAACCCACCAGTGTGAGAAATTTCAGCGTATTGGAAAGGTGACGATTGGGATTGTACTTTAAATTCACGATCAAAACGCCAAGCGTGACATAATCGCTTATAATGGGTACCCCCAGGAAGGTTTGTTCGCCGTCCCGTTTCCGATTCCAGGAACTCATTCGATTCAGGAACAGGGGTTCCTTGCTCACCTGAGGTACGACAATCGGCTTGCCCGTTTCAGCGATTCGGCCTGTTAATCCCTCGCCGAGTGCGTAGATTGTTTTCCGGATAGTGTGCCGGTAGCCAACCGAAGCCGTCAGGGTCAAGGTGCGATCGCGATCCGTTAAAAAAATGGCGCCGGAACGAATATGATACGATTGCTGGAGGATTCGTAATGTGGCATCCATGGACTCCTGAAGATTCAACGTGCGGCTGACGGCCTCGTTGATCTTTTCAAGAATAGAGAGCTTTTTAATAAGAGAATCTGTTTGCTTCTTTTTTTCACTATCCCGTTTGGCAGTCATTCTTTATCCCTTTCCCTTGCTAAAAAAACGAATGGTTCCTGAAGCAATGTGGGGTTGTCTATTTGATTAATCATACAAAAATGTCGTAAAATAATTTTAAAGATACAATAATGTATTATAGAATGCAAGTGAAAAAGGTACGATCTGGTAAGAATTATCGGCTGATTACGGCAAAATTTTTAAAAACAAATAAAAGCCGCTCTCCAATTCTTTATAAAAACTACAATATTGTCTCAATAAATATAAAAAGCAACAATAATGTTGTATTTCGAAAATCTTCACTCTGATACGCAATCGGAATAACAAACAGGTAAAATAACAAACAGGTAACAATAGTATAATATCCAAAAAAATAAGAAGATAAATAAATACTTTTGGAGAGCCTATTCGCCCAAAATAGGAATTAAAAAAGTGGCACACCAATTGCTTTAAGGGGATGAAAATAATGGAGGAAAACGAGTATGAAGAGTAAGTACCAAAAGATGGTGGTCGGGGTTGGGCTTCTGATTTTGTTACCGGCAGCGGTCATGGCAAAATCAGCCGATCCGAACGGATCGAAAACGCTCTTGTCGGATCCCAATGCCGCGGTCAATTTTGCATGGGTGCTGATCGCGGCTTTCCTGGTGTTTTTTATGCAGGCCGGTTTTGCGCTTGTGGAAACCGGAATGTGTAAAGCAAAAAACGCCGTAAATATACTAACAAAAAATTTTATGGACTTCAGCATCGGGGGGCTGGCATTCTGGGCATTTGGTTTTGCCGTTATGTTTGGTGGGTCGGCGGTTGCCTCCGGTCTGAATCTGGGGAATCGGTTTTTTGGGTATTCAGGCTTCTTTTTAAGCGGAGCAGCATACGATGTGAGAACAGCCGAGGTATGGATTTTCCAGATGGTTTTTGCAGCAACGGCTGCAACCATTGTCTCCGGTTCAATGGCTGAACGCACCAAAATTACAAGCTACATGGCGTACAGTTTCATTATTTCTGCTGTCATCTATCCCGTTTACGGACACTGGATCTGGGGTGGAGGCTGGCTGAGCACATTGCCTTTTGGTGCCGGTGCCGTCGATTTTGCCGGCTCGGGGGTCGTTCATACGGTGGGTGGACTCATGGCGTTCACCGGTGCGGCAGTTCTGGGTCCCAGACTGGGCAAATATGATGAGAATGGAAAACCCCGGCAAATGCCCGGTCATAATGTGGTGTATGTGGTTCTCGGGACACTGATTCTTTTCTTCGGATGGTTCGGATTTAATTCCGGCAGTACGTTAGCCGCAACCGATTTGCGTATTTCACTGATTGCTGTTAACACCTTTTTGGCGGGCGTTACGGCCTCTGTTGTGGTGGTTTACTGGATTTATTTGAAAACGGCTAAAGTGGATTTGCTGGCGGCTTCCAATGCCGCTTTGGCCGGTCTGGTTTCCATTACGGCCGCATGCGCTTACGTTCCTCCGTGGGCGGCTGTTGTCATCGGAGCGATTGGAGGAATGCTTATGCTGTGGGGGTTGGATTTTATCGAGAAACGATTAAAAATTGACGATCCGGTCGGGGCAATATCTGTGCACGGCATTGCAGGGCTTTGGGGCGTACTGGCGGTTGGCATTTTTGCAGACGGGACGTACGGCGGCGTTTCTGGTTTGATTGTCGGAGATACCCGTCAGATTATCGCTCAGGCCATTTCTGCAGGTGTCTTGATTGCTTACACATTGATTGCCGGTTTTTTGACCTTTTATTTTCTTAAAAAGACAGTGGGTCTCCGGGCCAGCAAAGAAGAAGAGGAAATGGGGTTGGATATTCTGGAGCATGGAATGACGTGTTATGGTGAATAAAAAACAAAAAGGAGAGCTGAAATGAACATTCAGGCGATGCTGGGAATAGCTGCTTTTGTGACTTTTTTTGTAATGTGGGTGATTTTGCCGACTTTTATAAAAAAGAGAGTCAGTAGAAAGCTTGATGTAAATGAAGAGTCGTAGATAGTCTTTTTCGTCTTGCTGCGTTGTAAAGTTTGTTGCCCAAAACGGGCATACTGAGGAGGAGATGAAAGAATCCCGTCCATTTTTATGGGCGGGATTTTTTTGTTTGCTTCTCTCTTTTGCCGGAATAGGGTGATATCGGATCTCCTTTTAGGCAAATATGAAAAGTTTTGGAAATCCAACCGGCGGTTATTTTTAATCTTGATTTAATCTGTGAATTTCTTTAATTTGAAGTGACCCTTTTGAGAAAATATCCGTTTAGCGGGGAAACGTCAAAAAAAGGAGAATTCGATAATGGAATGGTTTACTCAGATCGATGAACTTTCCCGGAAATACCGGGATGATACGGCGC encodes the following:
- a CDS encoding GAF domain-containing protein; its protein translation is MTAKRDSEKKKQTDSLIKKLSILEKINEAVSRTLNLQESMDATLRILQQSYHIRSGAIFLTDRDRTLTLTASVGYRHTIRKTIYALGEGLTGRIAETGKPIVVPQVSKEPLFLNRMSSWNRKRDGEQTFLGVPIISDYVTLGVLIVNLKYNPNRHLSNTLKFLTLVGSALAQPIRFNRLLTMEREKILNERVLLDERLKDKFSFQNIIGNSSEMRDVYEKVAQVARADTTVLIRGESGTGKELIAQAIHFNSSRRDKPFIKVNCAAIPESLIESEFFGFEKGAFTGALTQKKGRFELANGGTIFLDEIGELTPLTQVKLLRVLQEHEFERIGGTETIKVDVRIITATNANLEKLIADGKFREDLYYRLNVFSIFLPPLRERRTDILLLADHFMFKYGRKHGKAIKRISTPAIDMLMRYHWPGNVRELENCIERAVLVCEDQVIHSYHLPPTLQTAESSNTLPKMSLEKAVTSYEKELIQDALKTARGIKAKAARLLDTTERILSYKIEKHNIDVSRFKNSNIDV
- a CDS encoding ammonium transporter, with the protein product MVVGVGLLILLPAAVMAKSADPNGSKTLLSDPNAAVNFAWVLIAAFLVFFMQAGFALVETGMCKAKNAVNILTKNFMDFSIGGLAFWAFGFAVMFGGSAVASGLNLGNRFFGYSGFFLSGAAYDVRTAEVWIFQMVFAATAATIVSGSMAERTKITSYMAYSFIISAVIYPVYGHWIWGGGWLSTLPFGAGAVDFAGSGVVHTVGGLMAFTGAAVLGPRLGKYDENGKPRQMPGHNVVYVVLGTLILFFGWFGFNSGSTLAATDLRISLIAVNTFLAGVTASVVVVYWIYLKTAKVDLLAASNAALAGLVSITAACAYVPPWAAVVIGAIGGMLMLWGLDFIEKRLKIDDPVGAISVHGIAGLWGVLAVGIFADGTYGGVSGLIVGDTRQIIAQAISAGVLIAYTLIAGFLTFYFLKKTVGLRASKEEEEMGLDILEHGMTCYGE